CTGAACAATTCGCCCATCTCCGAAGAAGAGATGGCCGACATCCGCAGCAGATACCCGGAGATCCTGGCTCGTTGTGATCGCACCCCCGGCAGCTTCGAGCACGAACCCGACCGGCGCGGGTTCTGGAACGTCAGCCGCGAGGAGCGTCTCGAACTCTGGGACCGGCTCTACGACGAGCCCGGCTTCGGTATCTGGCTCCAGAACTTCACCGAGATCTTCACCGACGATGAGGCCAACGCCGAGTTCTCGGCCTACATCGCAGACCGGATCCGGCAGCGTGTGGACGATCCCGAGGTGGCCGAGAAGCTCATTCCGAAAGATCACGGGTTCGGGGTGCAGCGCGTGCCTCTGGAAACTCACTATTTCGAGGCATTCAACCGCGACAACGTGCACCTGGTCGACCTGCTGGAGACCCCGATCGAGCGGATCGTCCCCGAGGGTGTGCAGACGACCGACCACACCTACCCGCTCGACCTTCTCGTGTACGCCACGGGCTTCGACGCCGTCACAGGAGCGTTCGACCGCATCGACATCCAGGGTGTCAACGGCGACAAGCTGGCAACCAAGTGGGCCGATGGTCCGTCCACCTATCTGGGCATCGGAATCCACGGCTTCCCGAACATGATGATGGTTGCCGGCCCACAAAGCGCCTCGTCTACCAGCAACTTCCCGCGGGGGATCGAGCGCCTGGTCGACTGGATCACCGATGCTGTCGTGCACTTCCGCAACAGCGGGGTGAGGCGCGTCGAGGCCTCGGCACAGAGCGAAGCCGAGTGGACCCAACACATCGAAGACCTGTACCAGCCCATGCTGATGAAGCGGGCTCAGGGCTGGTTCACCGGCTACAACTCCAACGTCGAGGGGCATGGCCAGGGCACCGTGCGCTACGTGGTCTACAACGGTGGAGCGCCCAAGTACGCCAAGCTG
Above is a genomic segment from Acidimicrobiales bacterium containing:
- a CDS encoding NAD(P)/FAD-dependent oxidoreductase, producing the protein MSSINSDSQQPYEVIVLGAGVGGIYQIKRLTDLGISSILLETEADLGGTWYRNRYPGSRFDSESYTYGYSFSQELLDEWHWNERFSPQPENLRYLNYVADKFDLRKHMRFNSRVVSMQWDEDANLWHLFLEDGTEFKSWFVITTIGLLSAPTLPRIEGMETFAGEAHHTFYWPSEPVPMEGRKVGVIGTGATGIQVIAEIADKVGELWVFQRRPNWSAPLNNSPISEEEMADIRSRYPEILARCDRTPGSFEHEPDRRGFWNVSREERLELWDRLYDEPGFGIWLQNFTEIFTDDEANAEFSAYIADRIRQRVDDPEVAEKLIPKDHGFGVQRVPLETHYFEAFNRDNVHLVDLLETPIERIVPEGVQTTDHTYPLDLLVYATGFDAVTGAFDRIDIQGVNGDKLATKWADGPSTYLGIGIHGFPNMMMVAGPQSASSTSNFPRGIERLVDWITDAVVHFRNSGVRRVEASAQSEAEWTQHIEDLYQPMLMKRAQGWFTGYNSNVEGHGQGTVRYVVYNGGAPKYAKLLGEIAQDGYRGFETD